A window of the Brassica napus cultivar Da-Ae chromosome A2, Da-Ae, whole genome shotgun sequence genome harbors these coding sequences:
- the LOC125588746 gene encoding pectinesterase inhibitor 12-like produces MKFFVSVVMFFLLLNCFAAAQTLIRDSCKTAAAKDPNLNYDFCVQSLEQDPQSKTATSLSGLVLASTNNAASKTINVKGIVETILKSKKYAPSTEPALRTCVKLYDDAYGSLKEALMNVKSSDYKSANIHLSAALDEPGICEDGFKEKHAKSPVTNENNVLFQKILIPLAFTNML; encoded by the coding sequence atgaAGTTCTTCGTTTCAGTTGTAATGTTCTTTCTCCTCCTAAACTGTTTCGCAGCCGCGCAAACCTTGATTCGAGATTCCTGCAAAACAGCTGCAGCAAAAGACCCTAATCTCAATTATGATTTTTGCGTCCAATCACTTGAACAAGATCCGCAAAGCAAAACCGCAACTAGTCTATCAGGATTGGTCCTAGCGTCAACGAATAACGCTGCGTCCAAAACAATTAACGTGAAAGGGATAGTTGAGACTATTCTCAAAAGCAAAAAGTATGCACCGAGTACTGAACCCGCGTTACGCACTTGCGTAAAGCTTTATGACGATGCTTATGGTTCTTTAAAAGAAGCTTTGATGAACGTTAAATCCAGTGATTACAAAAGTGCTAATATTCATCTGAGTGCTGCTTTGGATGAACCTGGCATttgtgaagatggtttcaaagAGAAGCACGCGAAATCTCCTGTTACAAACGAGAACAATGTTTTGTTTCAGAAGATTTTGATTCCTTTAGCTTTTACCAATATGCTCTGA
- the LOC125588739 gene encoding pectinesterase inhibitor 12-like — protein sequence MKFFVSVVMFFLLLNCFAAAQTLIRDSCKTAAAKDPNLNYDFCVQSLEQDPQSKTATSLSGLVLASTTNAESKTTNLKGIVETILKNKTYPPGTEPALSTCVELYDDANNSLNEALMNVKSADYKSANVDLSAALDEPGTCEDGFKETHAKSPITNENNVLFQKILIPLAFTNML from the coding sequence atgAAGTTCTTCGTTTCAGTTGTAATGTTCTTTCTCCTCCTAAACTGTTTCGCAGCCGCACAAACCTTGATTCGAGATTCCTGCAAAACAGCTGCAGCAAAAGACCCTAATCTCAATTATGATTTTTGCGTCCAATCACTTGAACAAGATCCGCAAAGCAAAACTGCAACTAGTCTATCAGGATTGGTCCTAGCGTCAACTACTAACGCTGAGTCCAAAACAACTAACTTGAAAGGGATAGTTGAGACTATTCTCAAGAACAAAACGTATCCACCGGGTACTGAACCTGCATTAAGCACTTGCGTAGAGCTTTATGACGATGCTAATAATTCTTTAAATGAAGCTTTGATGAACGTTAAATCCGCCGATTACAAAAGTGCTAATGTGGATCTGAGTGCTGCTTTGGATGAACCGGGCACttgtgaagatggtttcaaagAGACGCACGCGAAATCTCCCATTACAAACGAGAACAATGTTTTGTTTCAGAAGATTTTGATTCCTTTAGCTTTTACAAATATGCTCTGA
- the LOC125588742 gene encoding pectinesterase inhibitor 12-like, which yields MKFFVSVVMFFLLLNCFAAAQTLIRDSCKTAAAKDPNLNYDFCVQSLEQDPQSKTATSLSGLVLASTTNAESKTTNLKGIVETILKNKTYPPGTEPALSTCVELYDDANNSLNEALMNVKSADYKSANVDLSAALDEPGTCEDGFKETHAKSPITNENNVLFQKILIPLAFTNML from the coding sequence atgAAGTTCTTCGTTTCAGTTGTAATGTTCTTTCTCCTCCTAAACTGTTTCGCAGCCGCACAAACCTTGATTCGAGATTCCTGCAAAACAGCTGCAGCAAAAGACCCTAATCTCAATTATGATTTTTGCGTCCAATCACTTGAACAAGATCCGCAAAGCAAAACCGCAACTAGTCTATCAGGATTGGTCCTAGCGTCAACTACTAACGCTGAGTCCAAAACAACTAACTTGAAAGGGATAGTTGAGACTATTCTCAAGAACAAAACGTATCCACCGGGTACTGAACCTGCATTAAGCACTTGCGTAGAGCTTTATGACGATGCTAATAATTCTTTAAATGAAGCTTTGATGAACGTTAAATCCGCCGATTACAAAAGTGCTAATGTGGATCTGAGTGCTGCTTTGGATGAACCGGGCACttgtgaagatggtttcaaagAGACGCACGCGAAATCTCCCATTACAAACGAGAACAATGTTTTGTTTCAGAAGATTTTGATTCCTTTAGCTTTTACAAATATGCTCTGA